From the genome of Penaeus chinensis breed Huanghai No. 1 chromosome 8, ASM1920278v2, whole genome shotgun sequence, one region includes:
- the LOC125028053 gene encoding uncharacterized protein LOC125028053, whose amino-acid sequence MGGTDVAEPTPGPSGIASQVITDSKVVVTLDEGTPEEQEMTISIVSMDHTYSSELPPFLIEDSDAQDGGSRHGHSRRSEERIILPDMLQIQANIEIHLKQLVSSVKDIASALQTIAGVIKDKA is encoded by the exons ATGGGAGGAACAG ATGTTGCAGAACCAACTCCTGGGCCATCTGGGATAGCATCTCAGGTCATAACAGACTCGAAAGTTGTTGTAACATTGGATGAGGGCACTCCAGAGGAGCAAGAAATGACAATATCCATTGTGTCAATGGACCACACTTACTCTTCAGAATTACCTCCTTTTTTAATAGAAGACAGTGACGCTCAGGATGGAGGTAGCAGGCATGGTCATAGCAGAAGATCAGAAGAAAGGATTATTTTGCCTGACATGCTTCAGATACAAGCAAATATAGAAATTCACTTGAAACAGCTTGTAAGTTCAGTAAAAGACATTGCATCAGCATTACAAACAATTGCTGGTGTTATAAAAGATAAGGCAtaa